The Raphanus sativus cultivar WK10039 chromosome 2, ASM80110v3, whole genome shotgun sequence genome includes a region encoding these proteins:
- the LOC130508463 gene encoding uncharacterized protein LOC130508463, with translation MIFKLHAVYGEWLLRDFRWDFVVDDLKGTRLFLLNEDSTHAELVAMAQEDYNLDMRSVTVEISYSLPAEMMMTPGSPPIHVTSDRQVRNLLEILKMHRVCLCVSSRSKVETVSEKREKAGEWEEDVGYNDEAGEWEEDVGDNDEADECFEDVGDNESVEDENQDGEEENGEEENGEEDADNTIVGETDQNGGDYSLYGKVLDEDEEDDDNICFEEIEKTYAKTNAIEGGKSDCTSIYVNQSFVSKDVLLSELRLTAVRGRFSFRIYKSTKTLLVAICRVSGCGWKIRASVKHGPNTFWVTKYVEKHLCSIGDRIAQRRHCTPKYVGSLFIDRVGIIDGITPQHITDVMKNMFGMTLDYTTSYRALLYAQKLVRGSVEEGYSRLPSYLEQISIANPDSITAIELDSKKRFKYLFLSFGASIKGFKYQRRVIVVDGTHLSGKYGGVMLVAAAQDGNFQIFPLAFGIVDA, from the coding sequence atgatttttaagttacatgcagtgtatggagaatggttgttgagagatttccgttgggattttgtggttgatgatctcaaaggaacaagattgtttttattgaatgaagattcaacacatgctgaacttgttgcaatggctcaagaagattataacctggacatgagatcagtgactgtggagattagctactcattaccagcagaaatgatgatgactccaggcagtcctcccattcatgttacaagtgatagacaagttcgaaacttgctcgagatactcaaaatgcatagagtatgtctttgtgtatcaagccgcagcaaggtggaaacggtttcagagaaaagagaaaaagctggtgaatgggaagaagatgttggttataatgatgaagctggtgaatgggaagaagatgttggtgataatgatgaggctgatgaatgttttgaagatgttggtgataatgagtctgttgaagatgaaaatcaagatggggaggaggaaaatggggaggaggaaaatggggaggaggatgctgataacactattgttggtgaaacggatcagaatggtggagattacagtctttatggaaaggttctagatgaggacgaggaagatgatgataatatttgttttgaagaaattgaaaagacatatgctaagacaaatgctattgaaggaggaaaatcggattgtaccagcatctatgtcaaccagagttttgttagcaaggatgtactgctttcagagctgcggttgacagcagtgaggggtaggttttctttcagaatatacaaatcaacaaaaactctccttgtggcaatatgtcgggttagcggttgtggatggaagatcagagcgagtgtgaaacatgggccaaacacgttttgggtaacaaagtatgtggaaaaacatttatgctcaattggagaccgaatcgctcagcggagacactgtactccaaagtatgttggtagtcttttcattgatcgtgttgggatcattgatgggataactccacagcatatcactgatgtaatgaagaacatgtttggcatgacgcttgattacaccacttcatacagagcactgttatatgcacagaaattggtgagaggatcagtagaagaagggtattcgcgtctgccttcatatctcgagcaaatctccattgcaaatcctgattctatcacggctatagaacttgattctaagaaaagatttaagtatctatttctctcttttggagcttctatcaaaggttttaagtatcagagaagggtcattgtggtggatggaactcacctaagtggaaagtatggaggtgttatgttagttgcagccgcacaagatggcaattttcagatattcccattggcttttgggatcgtggatgcttaa